From Antennarius striatus isolate MH-2024 chromosome 14, ASM4005453v1, whole genome shotgun sequence, the proteins below share one genomic window:
- the klhl43 gene encoding kelch-like protein 31, translated as MAPKKKASRQKKTSMETVPQVSMETPPVQLKMESRGDGVVVVETGVKKIEQMAALDIAQLNSLNLPLPPPVIKPGERGLGLGSELTRPLHGNALLEELSKMRQEKFLTDLELACKTKAFDVHKLVISSVSQYFREILAKDPNMKRLELPSLSPLGLANVITFAYLGRVHMSLYTIGCTASAATTLQIPQLLKMCMDFLLAELNVQTCVYVWNIAAAYGLLPVCDAARRFVLDNFVQFADTPLFTQLTLEQVSAFLQDDSLLLPSEVTAFQLAMRWLDFDASRQAHAADLLSLVRFETIPASELVSQIQPVPRMMMDPQCHRLLVDAMNYHLLPYQQNTLQSRRTQVRAGHQTLLTVGGRPSLTERALSREVLWRDPREGGATWRHLTQLPAKSFNQCVAVMDGFLYVAGGEDQNDARNQAKHAVSTLSRFDPRFNTWLHLAGMRQRRTHFSLAASGGRLFAIGGRNVEGLLATTESYLPSSNTWQMRAPMEVPRCCHSSATLPSGDILVTGGYINCAYSRSVACYKVETDTWAESPPMEMPRGWHCSATLGGKVYVVGGSQLGPGGERVDVLSVEVFSPESCTWSRAAPLLLGVSTAGLSPLADKLYLLGGWNEAEKRYKAAVQKYDPATDSWSMGEDLPEPTVGVSCCTLTLPPRYTQRRQQHRNTPNHEEQQQKNRSRESSVAPSQTITA; from the exons ATGGCCCCCAAGAAGAAGGCCTCCCGTCAGAAAAAGACGTCAATGGAAACCGTTCCTCAGGTTTCCATGGAGACCCCTCCAGTTCAACTGAAGATGGAAAGCAGAGGCGATGGTGTGGTTGTGGTGGAGACTGGCGTGAAGAAGATTGAGCAGATGGCGGCGCTGGACATCGCTCAGCTGAACAGCCTCAACCTGCCGCTCCCACCCCCGGTCATCAAGCCTGGAGAGCGAGGCCTGGGCCTGGGCAGCGAGCTGACGCGACCCCTACACGGCAACGCCCTGCTGGAGGAGCTCAGCAAGATGCGGCAGGAGAA GTTCCTGACTGACCTGGAGTTGGCCTGTAAGACAAAAGCCTTTGACGTTCACAAGCTGGTCATctcctcagtcagtcagtactTCAGAGAAATTCTAGCCAAAGATCCCAACATGAAGCGCCTGGAGCTGCCCTCCCTCTCACCCCTAG GCCTGGCCAACGTCATCACCTTCGCCTATCTCGGCCGCGTCCACATGTCCCTTTACACCATTGGTTGCACCGCCTCTGCTGCCACCACCCTGCAGATCCCTCAGCTCCTCAAGATGTGCATGGACTTCCTGCTGGCTGAGCTCAATGTGCAGACCTGCGTCTACGTCTGGAACATCGCCGCCGCCTACGGCCTTCTTCCCGTGTGTGATGCTGCCCGCCGGTTTGTCCTGGACAACTTCGTGCAGTTTGCCGACACGCCGCTGTTCACTCAGCTGACACTGGAGCAGGTCTCTGCATTCCTGCAGGACGATTCCCTCCTGCTGCCTTCAGAGGTCACTGCCtttcag CTGGCCATGAGGTGGCTGGACTTTGACGCGTCTCGCCAGGCCCACGCCGCCGACCTCCTGTCTCTCGTCCGCTTTGAGACAATCCCGGCCAGCGAGCTGGTGAGTCAGATCCAGCCGGTGCCCCGAATGATGATGGACCCTCAGTGTCACCGTCTGCTGGTGGACGCCATGAACTACCACCTGCTGCCCTACCAGCAAAACACCCTGCAGTCCCGACGCACGCAGGTCCGCGCCGGTCACCAGACGCTGCTCACCGTCGGAGGCCGGCCGTCGCTCACTGAGAGAGCTCTGAGCCGTGAG GTGTTGTGGAGGGACCCTCGTGAAGGAGGAGCCACCTGGCGTCACCTCACCCAGCTTCCGGCGAAGAGCTTCAACCAGTGCGTGGCCGTGATGGACGGCTTCCTGTACGTGGCCGGAGGAGAAGACCAGAACGATGCCCGCAACCAAGCCAAGCATGCCGTCAGCACGCTGAGCAG ATTTGACCCCCGCTTCAACACCTGGCTCCACCTGGCTGGCATGCGTCAGCGGCGCACCCACTTCTCCCTGGCAGCGAGTGGAGGCCGCCTGTTCGCCATTGGCGGCCGCAACGTGGAGGGCCTGCTGGCCACCACTGAGAGCTACCTGCCCTCCTCCAACACCTGGCAGATGCGTGCTCCCATGGAGGTGCCCCGCTGCTGCCACTCCAGCGCCACCCTGCCCTCTGGAGACATCCTGGTGACCGGTGGGTACATCAACTGTGCCTACTCTCGCTCTGTGGCTTGCTACAAAGTGGAAACCGACACCTGGGCCGAGAGCCCCCCAATGGAGATGCCCCGTGGATGGCACTGCTCTGCCACCCTCGGAGGGAAGGTGTATgtagtgggaggaagccagctGGGGCCGGGCGGCGAGCGAGTGGATGTGCTGTCCGTGGAGGTCTTCTCCCCAGAGAGCTGCACATGGAGCCGAGCCGCCCCTCTCCTCCTGGGGGTGAGCACCGCCGGCCTGTCCCCTCTGGCTGACAAGCTGTACCTGCTGGGGGGCTGGAACGAGGCCGAGAAGCGCTACAAGGCAGCAGTCCAGAAGTACGACCCAGCCACAGACAGCTGGTCCATGGGGGAGGATCTGCCCGAGCCCACGGTGGGAGTGTCCTGCTGTACTTTAACCCTACCACCCCGATACACACAACGCCGCCAGCAGCATCGAAACACCCCCAACCAcgaagagcagcagcagaagaaccGGAGCAGAGAGAGCAGCGTGGCTCCTTCACAAACCATCACAGCGTAG
- the rpl11 gene encoding large ribosomal subunit protein uL5: MADQGEKKENAMRELRIRKLCLNICVGESGDRLTRAAKVLEQLTGQTPVFSKARYTVRSFGIRRNEKIAVHCTVRGAKAEEILEKGLKVREYELRKNNFSDTGNFGFGIQEHIDLGIKYDPSIGIYGLDFYVVLGRPGFSIADKKRKTGRIGFRHRIRKEEAMRWFQQKYDGIILPGK; the protein is encoded by the exons ATGGCG GACCAAGGTGAAAAAAAGGAGAATGCTATGAGAGAGCTCCGCATTCGCAAACTCTGCCTGAACATCTGCGTGGGGGAGAGCGGAGACAGACTGACCCGGGCCGCTAAGGTGCTGGAGCAGCTCACCGGGCAGACGCCCGTGTTCTCCAAGG CCCGCTACACTGTGCGATCCTTTGGTATCCGCAGAAATGAAAAGATTGCTGTCCATTGTACTGTCCGTGGAGCCAAAGCAGAGGAGATCCTGGAAAAGGGACTCAAG GTGCGTGAGTACGAGTTGAGAAAGAACAACTTCTCCGACACCGGCAACTTCGGCTTTGGTATCCAAGAGCACATCGATCTGGGCATCAAGTATGACCCCAGCATTGGCATCTATGGACTGGACTTCTACGTG GTTCTGGGCAGACCCGGCTTCAGCATCGCTGACAAGAAACGCAAAACTGGCCGCATTGGTTTCAGACATCGCATTCGTAAAGAGGAGGCCATGCGCTGGTTCCAGCAGAAA TATGACGGTATCATCCTGCCCGGCAAGTAA